A DNA window from Haliovirga abyssi contains the following coding sequences:
- the recJ gene encoding single-stranded-DNA-specific exonuclease RecJ, with amino-acid sequence MKNTRWIYKEKNIKNIPEEIKKININQDILSIIYNRGITSKEKIINFLNPDINNISNPLLLKDVDEATNFILKSMQNNKKIWIYGDYDVDGITSSSLMVLAFRKLGYDIEYYIPLREEGYGLNKEALAYIKEQGGDLVITVDCGISSVDEVQYANSIGLNVIITDHHEINNNIPPAVAVINPKRIENSYEFKSLAGVGTAFMLVLNLFKANNIKEEAYSLLYIVAIGTVADIVPLKEENRIFVKHGLKLLNSNENIGLKVLLKKLFENYATKKFNTYDIGFIIAPTFNAAGRLDDAKKGVALFTTTSIKEAEIISNDLIENNFQRKSIQKTIYEKVENEITKNHLSDKYVIVVSDTSFHHGVIGIVASKITDKYYKPTIIMELKDDGTAVASARSIEGFNIIEALIETKDLLIRFGGHEGAAGFSILQKDIPLFEEKINEVAKNRLSSKDLIKPIKIDKTIFPYDISYEFFNVLKKLEPFGFGNPKPIFATNNVSLKNIRLIGKDRSHLSFDIETPCTTHKSCVWFGEGELKEKLDVHKKYNIAFKLDISEFKDKYYTKVYTADIVESKKEYSSKYNYYNYLYNYKFPIKTIIYTKHKIDISDKLYIKLDKDYSSIPVYNNKEIIGFFNETTSKLILNLNELYNKKFDLKISNITKTDSNFQILIDIIEKKRFETYSYKPGVIFKEIKNFLIGDFEYNSFQKKVLSEFIKNKKNIMLPLQEGVGINTIILSIGIYYWITTSKKSILITEKKLDDIFYEYFDIVDSKISIKNKYNFAVYYDVIPKVINNDTPTIITLKKIINIKNFENIINNIEIPENIIIVDDNNVESLEKDNKKIFYIELPNKLKKEIISNLKNNMKNNEKIYSTNDIKLFL; translated from the coding sequence ATGAAAAACACTCGATGGATTTATAAAGAAAAGAACATTAAAAACATACCAGAAGAGATAAAAAAAATAAATATTAATCAAGATATATTAAGTATCATCTATAACAGAGGAATAACATCAAAAGAAAAAATTATAAATTTTCTTAATCCAGACATAAACAACATCTCTAATCCATTATTATTGAAAGATGTGGATGAAGCTACAAATTTTATTTTAAAATCTATGCAGAATAATAAAAAAATTTGGATTTATGGAGATTATGATGTAGATGGAATAACCTCTTCCTCTTTAATGGTTTTAGCATTTAGAAAACTTGGATATGACATAGAGTACTATATTCCTTTAAGAGAAGAAGGTTACGGACTTAATAAAGAGGCTTTAGCTTACATTAAAGAACAAGGAGGAGATTTAGTTATTACAGTAGACTGTGGAATATCTTCAGTAGATGAAGTTCAATACGCTAACTCTATTGGGTTGAATGTCATAATTACTGATCATCATGAAATAAATAATAATATCCCTCCTGCAGTAGCTGTAATAAATCCCAAAAGAATAGAAAATAGTTATGAATTTAAATCTCTAGCTGGTGTAGGTACTGCATTTATGTTGGTTTTAAATTTATTTAAAGCTAATAATATAAAAGAAGAAGCATACTCTCTTTTATATATTGTTGCTATTGGTACAGTTGCAGATATTGTACCTTTAAAAGAAGAAAATAGAATATTTGTAAAACATGGACTTAAATTACTTAATTCCAATGAAAATATAGGTTTAAAAGTGTTATTAAAAAAATTATTTGAAAATTACGCCACAAAAAAATTTAACACTTATGATATTGGATTTATAATTGCACCAACTTTTAATGCTGCTGGTAGACTCGATGATGCTAAAAAAGGGGTAGCATTATTTACAACAACATCTATAAAAGAAGCTGAAATTATATCTAATGATCTTATTGAAAACAATTTTCAAAGAAAAAGTATACAAAAAACAATTTATGAAAAAGTTGAAAATGAAATTACCAAAAACCATTTGTCGGATAAATATGTAATTGTTGTATCTGACACCTCTTTTCATCATGGAGTTATTGGTATTGTAGCTTCTAAAATTACAGATAAATATTATAAACCTACCATTATTATGGAATTAAAAGATGATGGAACCGCTGTTGCTTCTGCTAGAAGTATAGAAGGATTTAATATAATAGAGGCTCTAATTGAAACAAAAGACCTATTAATTAGATTTGGTGGACATGAAGGTGCAGCTGGTTTTTCTATTTTACAAAAAGATATACCTTTATTTGAAGAAAAAATAAATGAAGTTGCAAAAAATAGGTTATCTTCTAAAGATTTAATTAAACCTATAAAAATAGATAAAACTATCTTTCCATATGACATATCATACGAGTTTTTTAATGTATTAAAAAAATTGGAACCTTTTGGATTTGGAAATCCGAAACCTATTTTTGCAACAAATAATGTATCATTAAAAAATATTCGATTAATTGGAAAAGATAGATCACATTTGAGCTTTGATATTGAAACTCCATGCACAACACATAAAAGCTGTGTATGGTTTGGCGAAGGAGAATTAAAAGAAAAATTAGATGTTCATAAAAAATATAATATAGCTTTCAAATTAGATATTTCTGAATTCAAAGATAAATATTACACTAAAGTTTATACTGCAGATATAGTTGAATCCAAAAAAGAATATAGCTCTAAATATAATTATTATAATTATTTGTATAATTATAAATTCCCTATTAAAACCATTATTTATACAAAACATAAAATTGATATTTCTGATAAGTTATATATAAAATTAGACAAAGATTACTCGTCTATCCCTGTTTACAACAATAAAGAGATTATTGGTTTTTTTAATGAAACAACATCTAAACTTATTTTAAATTTAAATGAATTGTATAATAAAAAATTTGATTTAAAGATTAGCAACATAACTAAAACAGATTCAAATTTTCAAATTTTAATAGATATTATAGAGAAAAAGAGATTTGAAACATATTCTTATAAACCAGGAGTTATCTTTAAAGAAATTAAAAATTTTTTAATAGGAGATTTTGAATATAACAGTTTTCAAAAAAAGGTTCTATCTGAATTTATTAAAAACAAAAAAAATATTATGCTTCCTTTACAAGAAGGAGTAGGGATCAATACGATAATTTTATCTATTGGCATATATTATTGGATTACTACTTCTAAAAAATCTATTTTAATTACAGAAAAAAAATTAGATGATATATTTTATGAATATTTCGATATTGTTGATAGCAAAATTTCTATAAAGAATAAATATAATTTTGCAGTTTATTATGATGTTATTCCCAAAGTTATTAATAATGATACCCCTACTATAATTACTCTAAAAAAGATAATAAATATTAAAAATTTTGAAAATATAATAAACAATATTGAAATACCTGAAAATATTATTATTGTTGATGATAATAATGTGGAAAGTCTTGAAAAAGATAATAAAAAAATATTTTATATTGAATTACCTAATAAATTAAAAAAAGAGATTATTTCAAATTTAAAAAATAATATGAAAAATAATGAAAAAATTTATTCTACTAACGATATAAAGCTTTTTCTTTAA
- a CDS encoding PP2C family protein-serine/threonine phosphatase, whose translation MKLDEFISKIANSLEKGKIITFFFNNKNVMDTAKGLSIWLNISEEKLKNILNELVDSKIIVLEYGMYYYKPSNEIKGVLAEFNKYYKTQKNKFIDAISEIPTYDKELEEKLEKLTEELFEKNRVLFILQEINEIINSPKKIEEIIDMMSDVIELHLESDGIFFQYKLSNISGEKIEIENSSLKKYVISNYNFSDKISNEVIIKFIKEFNFKIYKYDIIGENNNKIAELKILKKAKEIEEFEKDLELLNIISSLIGQMLEKQNYFIEKIKKEKLEVDLELAKKIQLSYIPETFPEIEGFQFASIYKPARMVGGDYYDWFQIGEDKYSFVIGDVSGKGSSAALYMVKARENFRVYSKDNIDSDNVLECVNDNLSNDVDVEKFMTAFYFTLDLKNKKIKCSNAGHDPLLIVRDGKIIKVEIRGLPLGIIESSTYQSVDIELKKGDVIVVYTDGIPESRNLEKEFYEFDRFLKVLKENYKKNPNELVVEIENDVKKFIKDAPQHDDFTMFIIKYNGKSEKEI comes from the coding sequence ATGAAATTAGATGAATTTATATCAAAAATTGCAAATTCTTTAGAAAAAGGAAAAATAATAACATTTTTTTTTAATAATAAGAATGTTATGGATACAGCAAAAGGATTAAGCATATGGTTAAATATCTCTGAAGAAAAGTTAAAAAATATATTAAATGAATTGGTTGATAGCAAAATTATAGTTTTAGAATATGGTATGTATTATTATAAACCGTCTAATGAAATAAAAGGAGTATTAGCTGAATTCAATAAATACTATAAAACACAAAAAAATAAGTTTATAGATGCTATAAGTGAAATACCAACATATGATAAAGAACTAGAAGAAAAGTTAGAAAAATTAACAGAAGAACTATTTGAAAAAAATAGAGTTTTATTTATTTTACAAGAAATAAATGAGATAATAAATTCTCCTAAAAAAATCGAAGAAATAATAGATATGATGTCAGATGTAATAGAATTACATTTAGAATCAGATGGAATATTTTTTCAATACAAGTTATCAAATATAAGTGGAGAAAAAATAGAAATTGAAAATAGTAGTTTGAAAAAATATGTGATAAGTAATTATAATTTTTCAGATAAAATATCAAATGAAGTTATTATAAAATTTATTAAAGAATTTAATTTTAAAATATATAAATATGATATTATTGGAGAAAATAATAATAAAATTGCAGAATTAAAAATATTAAAAAAAGCCAAAGAGATAGAAGAATTTGAAAAAGATTTAGAACTTTTAAATATAATATCTTCGTTAATAGGACAGATGCTAGAAAAGCAAAATTATTTTATAGAAAAAATAAAAAAAGAGAAATTAGAAGTTGATTTAGAATTAGCAAAAAAAATTCAATTAAGTTATATTCCAGAAACATTTCCTGAAATAGAAGGGTTTCAATTTGCCTCTATTTATAAACCTGCGAGAATGGTTGGAGGCGATTATTATGATTGGTTTCAAATTGGAGAAGATAAATATTCTTTTGTTATAGGAGATGTAAGCGGAAAAGGAAGTTCTGCGGCACTATATATGGTAAAAGCAAGAGAAAATTTTAGAGTGTATTCTAAAGACAATATAGACTCAGATAATGTTTTGGAATGTGTAAATGATAATTTATCGAATGATGTAGATGTAGAAAAATTTATGACAGCTTTTTATTTTACACTTGATCTAAAAAATAAAAAGATAAAATGTTCTAACGCTGGACATGATCCTCTGCTTATTGTTAGAGATGGAAAAATAATTAAAGTAGAAATAAGAGGGTTGCCGTTAGGAATAATAGAGAGTTCGACTTATCAAAGTGTAGATATAGAATTGAAAAAAGGTGATGTTATAGTTGTATATACTGATGGAATCCCAGAGTCTAGAAATTTAGAAAAAGAGTTTTATGAATTTGATAGATTTTTAAAAGTATTAAAAGAGAACTATAAAAAAAATCCAAATGAATTAGTTGTTGAAATAGAAAATGATGTTAAAAAATTTATAAAAGATGCTCCACAACATGATGATTTTACAATGTTTATAATAAAATATAATGGGAAGAGTGAAAAAGAAATTTGA